A section of the Symphalangus syndactylus isolate Jambi chromosome 19, NHGRI_mSymSyn1-v2.1_pri, whole genome shotgun sequence genome encodes:
- the LOC134731912 gene encoding uncharacterized protein, which yields MIYPTFNRRRWPMPEQVSEPLNLRPRLIYVLFYVQVQPTLWCNANLWLDCITANKSIWRKRHLVKGHNAMECNAAMCDAAHKKTLSKYCMGQTYDPTFSRNRAMYWIASESPFSVSTLLFDAMPPHKSIRATVIFFFLLSPLAVMTQISIFIL from the coding sequence ATGATTTACCCCACTTTCAACAGGAGAAGGTGGCCCATGCCAGAGCAGGTCTCAGAACCTCTCAATCTCAGGCCTCGCCTCATCTACGTGCTCTTTTATGTGCAGGTGCAGCCCACGTTGTGGTGTAATGCAAATCTATGGCTAGACTGTATCACAGCGAATAAATCCATTTGGAGGAAAAGGCACCTGGTGAAAGGCCACAATGCGATGGAATGCAATGCTGCTATGTGCGATGCTGCTCACAAGAAAACTTTGAGTAAATATTGCATGGGTCAAACTTACGATCCAACTTTTTCACGTAACAGGGCCATGTATTGGATAGCTTCAGAATCCCCATTCAGCGTGTCCACTTTGCTTTTTGATGCAATGCCACCTCACAAAAGCATTCGAGCCAcagtcatcttttttttccttctttctccccttGCTGTAATGACCCaaatctccatttttattttgtaa